DNA from Candidatus Poribacteria bacterium:
CCTACAGGTTGGCCTTCATAGCCAACTTGCCAATCCGAAATAACAGCGGGCACCCACAAGGGGTGCCCCTACAGGTCTTCGCCATTTTGATCGGAAGCTCGCAATCAGGAGATCGTTCCGTGATATGTCGGGAATCGGAGTTCTCTCCTACCAAGAGTCGGGAATCAGAGTTCCCTCCTACCAAAGAGTTGAATGCCCCTGCGCGTCCTACCATAAAAAATTGACTTTATGGGGTGTCTATGCTATAATTATAATAGCGATTTGTAATCGCAACACTTTTATATTTAACATTGAAACACTAAAAATCTATACAGGAGGAATTCAATGCCAGCAAAGCAAATTATCTTTGACGAAGAAGCGAGGGTGGCACTCAAGCGCGGCGCGGATACGCTTGCGAATGCCGTGAAAGTCACTCTTGGTCCCCGTGGCAGAAATGTTGTCATTCAAAAATCTTTCGGGGCACCGCTGGTAACATGCGATGGTGTTACCGTCGCAAAAGAAATTGAACTCCCGGACCCGTACGAAAATATGGGTGCCCAACTGCTCGAATCGATTGCGACTAAAACAAATGACGTTGCCGGAGATGGCACGACCACTGCGACCCTATTAGGGCAAGAAATTCTTCATGAGGGTCTCAAGAACGTCACAGCTGGTGCGGATCCAATGCAGTTAAAAATCGGTATCGACAAAGCCGTGACCACTGTCATTGATGCAATCGCTGCACAGAGCCGTGCTGTCAATACACATGAAGAGGTTTTACAGGTAGCCTCAATTGCAGCCAATGATCCAGCAAACGATAGCAATATTGGTTCTATTGTCGCTCAATCTCTTGAACAGGTTGGAAAAGACGGTGCTATCACGATTGAGGAAGGGAGAACCTCAGAAACGACGGTTGATATTGTTGAGGGGATGCAGTTTGATCGCGGTTTCCTCTCCGCTAACTTTGTAACCGACGAGCAGGCACAGGTTGTCGAATTTGAGAATCCTTATATTCTCATCAATACCGATAAAATTTCCTCAGTAACTGATCTCGCACCAATTCTGGAAAAGACGATGCAACTCGGCAGATCCTTGCTTATTATTGCTGAGGATGTTGAAGGCGAAGCACTCTCTACACTGGTGGTGAATAAACTGCGTGCAAACCTTCAGGTTGCTGCTGTTAAAGCCCCCGGTTTCGGGGACCGACGCAAAGAGATGTTGGAAGACATTGCGATCCTAACGGGCGGTCAGGTCATCTCTGAAGAGACCGGCATCCGTCTGGAAAACATTGTTGTTGGCATGCTGGGAACAGCCCGACGTGTTGTTGTTGACAAGGATAACACCACAATTGTCGGTGGTACGGGTGCTAAAGAGGGCGTTGATGGAAGGGTCGCACAGATCCGGACACAGATAGAAGAAACAACTTCCGATTATGACCGAGAGAAGTTAGAAGAACGCCTCGCGAAACTCGCGGGTGGTGTCGCTGTTGTCAATGTCGGTGCTGCCACAGAAGTAGAGATGAAGGAGAAGAAGGCTCGATTTGAAGATGCGCTCGCTGCGACGCGTGCTGCTGTTGAAGAAGGCATAGTCGCTGGCGGCGGTACGGCACTTTTACGTGCTGCATCGTCACTGAGCGCGTTGGCATTGGAGGGTGACCAAGACACGGGACGCAATATTATCCGTCAAAGTTTGCTCTCGCCCATCCGTGCTATTGCGGAAAATGCTGGTATGGAAGGTTCCGTTGTTGTCGCGAATGTCCAAGAAGGTGAAGGCAATTACGGGTTTAACGCTGCAACAAACGAATACGGCGATATGCTTGAAGAGGGGATTGTTGACCCGACGAAAGTTGTCCGCTCGGCATTACAGAATGCCTCCAGTATCGCAGGTTTGCTGTTAACTACGGAAACTCTCATTACAGAAATTGAAGAACCACCGGATCCAGCGGCAGCCGCTGCTGATCCGCACGCTGGTCATTTCCATTAGGTTGATTCATCCGTAGGCGCGCTTTATGAGGATTAAAAATTTAATTTGGTAATGTGCCTGTTAATTGTCAGAATCAGGATTTCCAAGATTCAAGGACTTTCAGGATTGGATTTCCTTGTTGACTGAAAATTTCCTCATAGAATTACCGAAAGATTTTATTAAACTTCATCAAATCGCGCCTGCCAAGGGTTTTGCTATAAGGAAAACAACAATATGAATCAAACACGAGATTCTTTATTTACTGAAACTTGTGAATTCCTTGAACGAAGCAAAAACGCTCTGGAACAACACATAGGACTTTGGGATACCGGTGGCAAATTTATAGTCATAATCCCAAGCGGAATACCTGTCCGTTGCCAAAGCCCAAGAGAAACTTTCAATCAAGTAATTATAATGCTTGGAGTAGAGGACGTGTACAATCTCGGTATTTGAACTCCAAGCAGACTTCTCATTTCAAATGAACCTGGAACTAATCAGAAATTTGAAATTGCCCCAGGACGTTACATTCAGACTGCGTTTAGTAATCGTCATAAAGCAGAAATACTTTTGCAGATTGCTGAAGAGCTTGATATTGAATTGTTTATCATAGACATTGCTACAAACAATAATCTAATAACAGCATGGAAAACACATGATGATAGGCAGATTCATACTCTTCAGTAACGCACCCCTTCATAAGTAACACAATTCGTCGCGATGCTTAAAATCATGCTGTGGGACAGAAGTTAAACTTCCCACACTAAATAAGGAGTATAAAACCATGGCAGCAGGGCCTGAGAATCATATATTCTTTGGAGAATCTGGCGAAAAATATCTATTTAAATGCCACCGAGTAAATCCTTTCAGAGAATTTGGTAATTCACTCGATAGACCATGCGTTTACATTTTCGCTAAAGCAATTCATAACAATGTCTCTGGATATTCGGACTATGAAGTTCTTTACGTTGGTGAAACTGAATCATCTAAAAATCG
Protein-coding regions in this window:
- the groL gene encoding chaperonin GroEL (60 kDa chaperone family; promotes refolding of misfolded polypeptides especially under stressful conditions; forms two stacked rings of heptamers to form a barrel-shaped 14mer; ends can be capped by GroES; misfolded proteins enter the barrel where they are refolded when GroES binds), whose protein sequence is MPAKQIIFDEEARVALKRGADTLANAVKVTLGPRGRNVVIQKSFGAPLVTCDGVTVAKEIELPDPYENMGAQLLESIATKTNDVAGDGTTTATLLGQEILHEGLKNVTAGADPMQLKIGIDKAVTTVIDAIAAQSRAVNTHEEVLQVASIAANDPANDSNIGSIVAQSLEQVGKDGAITIEEGRTSETTVDIVEGMQFDRGFLSANFVTDEQAQVVEFENPYILINTDKISSVTDLAPILEKTMQLGRSLLIIAEDVEGEALSTLVVNKLRANLQVAAVKAPGFGDRRKEMLEDIAILTGGQVISEETGIRLENIVVGMLGTARRVVVDKDNTTIVGGTGAKEGVDGRVAQIRTQIEETTSDYDREKLEERLAKLAGGVAVVNVGAATEVEMKEKKARFEDALAATRAAVEEGIVAGGGTALLRAASSLSALALEGDQDTGRNIIRQSLLSPIRAIAENAGMEGSVVVANVQEGEGNYGFNAATNEYGDMLEEGIVDPTKVVRSALQNASSIAGLLLTTETLITEIEEPPDPAAAAADPHAGHFH